The following proteins are co-located in the Candidatus Neomarinimicrobiota bacterium genome:
- a CDS encoding transporter — protein sequence MIRGFVHCFALGFTILMVAEGYGQDRSVRSDITIFDVYDGTRNVIYTSNELFEAPNWSPDGSYLLVNSQGRLYRLPISGGAPELVNTGDVNGINNDHGISSDGSQYVISAGQIFILPAEGGEPRQVTEKESSYFHGWSRDDKTLVYCGERNGNYDIYSITVEGGQERRLTVHEAFDDGPDFSSDGKWIYFHSDRGGSLDIWRMPVSGVNPEARAEQITSDAYEDWFPHPSPDGKWLVFLSYDEGTEGHPANRNVVLRMMSLSGENLKEAEIEGVVELLGGQGTINVPSWSPDSKFFAYVSYSLD from the coding sequence ATGATTCGAGGATTTGTACACTGTTTCGCTCTGGGATTTACAATTCTGATGGTCGCTGAAGGCTATGGGCAGGACAGGAGTGTGCGGAGCGATATAACCATTTTTGACGTATATGATGGGACCAGAAATGTCATATATACCAGCAATGAGCTCTTCGAAGCGCCCAATTGGTCCCCTGATGGCAGTTACCTCCTGGTAAACTCTCAAGGTAGACTCTATCGACTTCCGATTTCCGGTGGTGCTCCGGAGCTGGTGAATACGGGCGACGTGAATGGGATAAACAATGATCATGGCATATCATCCGATGGGTCCCAATATGTGATTTCAGCGGGACAGATCTTCATCTTGCCTGCGGAAGGGGGTGAGCCCCGCCAGGTGACCGAAAAGGAATCCAGCTATTTCCACGGCTGGTCTCGTGACGATAAGACTCTGGTATACTGTGGTGAACGGAATGGCAACTACGATATCTATTCCATTACTGTTGAAGGGGGTCAAGAACGGCGCCTGACGGTTCACGAGGCGTTTGATGATGGGCCTGACTTCTCCTCTGATGGGAAATGGATATATTTCCACTCGGATAGAGGGGGTAGCCTGGACATCTGGCGGATGCCGGTATCGGGAGTAAACCCTGAGGCCAGAGCTGAGCAGATTACTTCAGACGCCTACGAGGACTGGTTTCCTCACCCTTCCCCTGACGGTAAATGGCTGGTTTTTCTTTCCTATGATGAGGGAACGGAAGGTCATCCCGCGAATCGGAATGTTGTTTTAAGAATGATGTCTTTATCAGGGGAAAACCTTAAAGAAGCCGAGATTGAAGGGGTTGTA
- a CDS encoding creatininase family protein translates to MIHEWDLTQTNLSRFAKGKPEVAVLGACAIEPHNFHLPEGQDFLHTSYVVKEVSRISWEKTKSVICLPPIPYGVDCNLMDYPLTIHVSQATLDKMISEIAESLVHHEIRKILLINGHGGNDFTPLVRQIQCDLEVHFFLCNWYTVGMDKYDEIFEKPDDHAGEFETSVALELYPELVELDKAADGKTRPFRFEALRKGWVRTSRNFSRINDQCATSDPLLATSEKGRRYLDLVCDRVSTFLIELAKTPIDEYFPHDPEFESS, encoded by the coding sequence ATGATTCATGAATGGGATTTGACACAGACAAATTTATCCAGATTTGCGAAGGGTAAGCCTGAGGTGGCTGTGCTGGGTGCCTGCGCGATTGAGCCCCATAATTTTCACCTTCCAGAAGGACAGGACTTCTTGCACACCAGTTATGTCGTGAAAGAAGTCAGTAGGATTTCGTGGGAAAAGACAAAGTCAGTTATTTGCCTTCCCCCCATACCATACGGTGTGGACTGCAATCTAATGGACTATCCGTTAACCATTCATGTCTCTCAGGCCACTCTGGACAAGATGATAAGTGAGATTGCCGAATCACTGGTTCATCACGAAATAAGAAAGATTCTTCTTATCAACGGGCACGGGGGAAATGACTTCACACCACTTGTTCGGCAGATTCAGTGTGATCTGGAGGTTCATTTCTTTCTCTGCAATTGGTACACGGTAGGGATGGACAAGTATGATGAGATTTTTGAAAAACCTGATGACCATGCAGGAGAATTCGAAACATCAGTGGCGCTGGAACTATACCCTGAGCTGGTGGAACTGGATAAAGCGGCTGACGGTAAGACCCGCCCGTTTCGTTTTGAGGCGTTAAGAAAAGGGTGGGTCAGAACAAGTCGAAATTTCTCAAGAATAAATGATCAATGTGCTACCTCCGATCCGTTGCTGGCTACATCAGAGAAAGGTCGAAGGTATCTCGACCTTGTTTGTGACCGGGTTAGCACCTTTCTCATAGAACTGGCCAAAACTCCCATCGATGAATACTTCCCCCACGATCCGGAGTTCGAAAGTTCATAA